From the Bacteroidales bacterium genome, one window contains:
- a CDS encoding DUF3276 family protein has product MDDSLPKERQEDIYSQAIRAGKRTYFLDVKSTKSEELYLTITESKRRFDTELGKFRYEKHKIFLFKEDFEKFTDGLKDVIRFIENGQSHNTPNTSDSEKDTLDENLKKHSEISFEDLD; this is encoded by the coding sequence ATGGACGATTCACTTCCAAAAGAAAGGCAAGAAGATATTTATTCACAAGCAATCAGGGCTGGCAAGCGTACCTATTTCCTTGATGTAAAATCAACCAAATCAGAAGAATTGTATTTAACAATTACCGAAAGCAAACGTAGATTTGATACTGAACTTGGGAAATTCAGATACGAAAAGCATAAGATTTTTCTGTTTAAAGAAGATTTTGAAAAATTCACTGATGGCTTAAAAGATGTTATTAGGTTTATTGAAAACGGACAGTCTCACAACACCCCTAATACTTCTGATTCTGAAAAAGATACATTAGACGAAAACCTAAAAAAACATTCCGAGATTTCTTTTGAAGATTTAGATTAG
- a CDS encoding ParA family protein, producing the protein MGKVISIANQKGGVGKTTTAINLAAGLAVLEHKTLIIDADPQANSTSGIGFDPKNITTSIYECIMDGVNPRDVILETQTPYLYVLPAHIDLVGAEIELINQPQREHILKKSIEKIKDDYDFIIVDCSPSLGLITINALTASDSVIVPVQCEYFALEGLGKLLNTIKIVQSRLNPQLDIEGILLTMYDSRLRLSKQVVKEVKTHFQKMVFKTIINRNTKLGEAPSFGETAIMHDASSTGAINYLNLAREILQKNNMTSLTAKNKKE; encoded by the coding sequence ATGGGGAAAGTTATTTCTATAGCAAATCAAAAAGGCGGTGTCGGAAAAACAACGACAGCCATTAACTTGGCAGCCGGACTTGCTGTACTCGAACACAAAACTCTTATTATAGATGCAGATCCACAAGCCAACTCTACTTCAGGAATAGGTTTCGATCCAAAAAACATTACTACAAGTATTTACGAATGTATTATGGATGGCGTTAATCCAAGAGATGTTATTCTGGAAACTCAGACTCCATATTTATATGTTTTACCTGCTCATATCGACTTAGTCGGTGCCGAAATAGAGCTAATTAATCAACCACAACGTGAGCATATCCTAAAAAAAAGCATTGAAAAAATAAAAGATGATTATGATTTCATCATTGTCGACTGCTCTCCTTCTTTGGGATTAATTACTATTAATGCGCTCACAGCATCCGATTCTGTGATTGTTCCTGTTCAATGTGAATATTTTGCACTCGAAGGATTAGGAAAATTACTCAATACCATTAAAATTGTTCAATCACGATTAAACCCACAATTAGATATTGAAGGTATTTTGCTAACGATGTACGATTCGCGTTTACGCCTGTCGAAACAAGTAGTAAAAGAAGTTAAAACGCATTTTCAGAAAATGGTTTTCAAAACCATTATCAATAGAAATACCAAACTCGGCGAAGCTCCAAGTTTTGGCGAAACGGCAATAATGCATGATGCATCCAGCACCGGAGCCATTAACTATTTAAACTTAGCACGCGAAATTTTACAAAAAAACAATATGACCAGCCTAACGGCAAAAAATAAAAAAGAATAA
- a CDS encoding ParB/RepB/Spo0J family partition protein, which translates to MSKKQAMGRGLDAILGSPETDITSKDISGNYIVGAVAELAIHKIEANPFQPRSEFEDQSLMELSDSIQKQGIIQPITVRKMGSEKYQLISGERRLRAAKMAGLKNIPAFIRIANDEQMLEMALVENIQRENLNAIEIAVSYTRLIEECKITQEELSERVGKKRSTITNYIRLLKLPAEIQIALSQNQISMGHARALINVESLITQLKILEQIISRDLSVRETENLVKEIINPIDKIERKKGNYLPASYISYRSQLNNLLSARVDLKRNAKGGGKISIPYSGEADLMRIIALLEK; encoded by the coding sequence ATGAGCAAGAAGCAAGCTATGGGAAGAGGCCTCGATGCTATTTTAGGCAGCCCCGAAACTGACATTACTTCAAAAGATATCTCCGGAAATTATATTGTTGGAGCCGTTGCAGAACTTGCTATACATAAAATTGAAGCCAATCCTTTTCAGCCCCGAAGCGAATTTGAAGATCAGTCTCTAATGGAGCTATCAGACAGCATTCAAAAGCAAGGAATTATTCAGCCTATTACCGTTAGAAAAATGGGCTCGGAGAAATATCAGCTTATTTCAGGCGAACGTCGTTTACGCGCAGCAAAAATGGCGGGATTGAAAAATATTCCTGCCTTTATACGTATTGCTAACGATGAGCAAATGCTCGAAATGGCTTTAGTTGAAAACATCCAAAGAGAAAATCTAAACGCCATAGAAATAGCTGTCAGCTATACCCGATTGATAGAAGAATGCAAAATTACTCAAGAAGAATTGAGCGAAAGGGTAGGTAAAAAACGTTCTACCATTACTAATTACATTCGATTATTAAAACTTCCTGCCGAAATACAAATTGCTCTTTCGCAAAATCAGATTAGTATGGGGCATGCCAGAGCCCTTATTAATGTCGAAAGCTTAATAACTCAACTTAAGATTTTAGAGCAAATTATTTCGCGTGATTTATCTGTTAGAGAAACAGAGAATTTAGTGAAAGAGATTATCAATCCTATTGATAAAATAGAAAGAAAAAAAGGAAACTATCTCCCTGCAAGCTATATCAGTTATCGTTCTCAATTAAATAATTTGCTTTCGGCAAGAGTTGATTTAAAACGTAATGCTAAAGGTGGTGGCAAAATTAGTATTCCATATTCCGGCGAAGCCGATCTAATGCGTATTATTGCACTTTTGGAAAAGTAA